In Thermococcus sp. 21S7, the genomic window TTGAACGCGGGAAATATAAACCTTACCGAGGAAGGAAAAATTGAAGGGTCAGCGGCGGAGCTTCGCCGCGAGCCACATCAGGATTGGGAGCACTATGAAGGCCAGCATATCTCCCGTGTCGCCCGCGAACGCCAGCACATCGGCGAAGTTCCTGACGCCCGCGAAGTACAGAACCGCCGGCGGAACCACCGTGAGCGCCCAGGAGGCCTTCCTGTCAAGCTTCACGAACTCCTCGTTGTTGCTCTGCTGTGCAAGCGCGAGGCCTATGTAGCTCGTGGTTATCGCAAGGAGCGGGATGAGGTTGCCAACGATTCTGCCGAGGTGGCCGTAGAGCAGCTCAAGCCCCTGCGTGGCTATCTCGGGGGTCTCCTTTCCGAAGACCAGCAGGAACGCGGCCATGAAGACCGCGTAGATGACCGTCGGGATGAGGAAGGCAAGCACGATGACCTTCTTGGTCTCCTCGTAGCTTCCGAGCCCCTTGTAGACGTCGGGGATTATCGTGTGGCAGCCGAGGGCGAAGATGGCGACGCCGGTTATACTGAGCAGTCCCGAGAGGTCGGTGTAGAGGCCGTTGCTGAGTTCTGCGTGGGGTGCGAGCATGACCGTCACAGCTATGAACAGCGCGAGCATCAGGTAGCTCATCGCAAGTTCGGTCTTTCCGCTTGCCTCAAGCCCGCGGTAGACGACGAAGGATGCCAGCACCCAGAATATCGCCGCTCCCAATGTGTCGCTGACCCCAAAGAGGCTCGCGAAGACGCTTCCCATTCCGGCAATGTACGCCAGTATGGCACCGAAGCTCATTATGAAGATGCTGAGGTACATCAGCCAGCCGCCGGCCTTTCCAAGGGTCCTGTTGGCGATGGTGCTCATCTGGGCCCCGCCCATCTCTGCCGAGAACTTGAGGATTATGAACGCCGTCGCGAGCATCAGGAGCATAACACCCGTGAGAACCCCCAGCGCGGGGATGAGGCCGACCTTGCTCGCCGCGTAGGGCAGGCCGAGAACACCCGCCCCTATCTGGGTTCCAACCAGTATTGCTAGCGCCTCGTTTTTCGAGATGTGGGCCTTTTCAACCCGTATCGTGCTCGTCCTTATTGCAGCGACCCCTTTCCGCTTCCTCATGAGCTGTATCAGCGCCGCCTTCCTTCTCAGCTTCTTCCGTCTCGCCAGTGCCTGCCGCTCAGCGTAGTACCTTCCGTGTGATGTGGTGACCTTTTTCCTGGGGGTTCCATCAGTTATGGGCATCATCTCACCTCCTTGTTCCTGCAGATGTGTTCATGAACACAATTTAAATCCTCCCCCGGAAACATGAAGTGTATTTCAAAAATTATTCGGACGGAGGAGGGGAGTACCAAACAGTGGGAGAATTTTTAAGGATACCAAAGTAGATAAGAACATGATAGAGGAGGCAGCCAAACTGCTGGCCCGCTCAAGGTTTGCGATTGCTTTTACTGGTGCCGGAATAAGTGCAGAGAGCGGTGTTCCCACGTTCAGGGGATTCAACGGGCTGTGGAAGAGGCACCGGCCGGAGGAGCTTGCGACGCCCGAAGCCTTCAGGAGGGATCCCAACCTCGTCTGGGAGTTCTACAGGTGGCGCATGGGGTTGATACGAAAGGCCAGGCCCAACAGGGCGCACTACGCGCTGACGGAGCTTGAAGGACGTGGGATTCTGAAGGCGGTTATCACTCAGAACGTTGATGACCTCCACAGGGAGGCTGGAACGAAGAACCTCATCGAACTTCACGGCAACATCTTCCGGGTGAAGTGCACCTCCTGCGGTTACGGCGAGTACCTCAAGGAGAGCGGAAGGCTGGGGGAGTTTCTCCGGGAGAAGGGCCTTCCCAAGTGCCCGGACTGCGGCTCCCTCCTGCGGCCCGACGTCGTTTGGTTTGGAGAACCCCTTCCGAGGGGGGCCCTCGACGAGGCCTTCAGGCTCGCTGAGAGGGCAGACGTCGTCCTGGTCATAGGGACGAGCGGCGTCGTCTATCCGGCTGCGTACGTTCCGCAGATAGTCAAGGAAACCGGTGGAAAGGTTATCGAAATCAACCCGGAGGAGAGCGGGATAACACCCATAGCGGATGTTTTCCTCCGCTGCCCGGCGGGAGAGGCCATGGAGAAGCTGATGGCAAGGGTTAAGGGGCTGATAGGATGAGCGGAAAGGTTCTGCTGGTCGGATTCCTGCCCGATGAAGTCGAGAGACTGCGAAAAGCCCTTCCGGTTCCGGTTTTTGAGGTTCCCGAGTACTGCAGGGATTGGGTCGTGAGCGAGGTGGTCGATAAGGCGGAGGAGCTGAGCGGCTCGGGGTACTGGCACCTAAGGAAGTTCGTGATCATGCATGGCGTTGATAACGAAACGCTGAAGAACGTCATGCGCTCGGTCAAATCCCTCAACATGGGCAGGGTCATCTTCGCCACAACCACCGAGACCTCCCTCACCTGGAGGCTTGAAGACCTGCTCAGCGAGCTGATGGCCGAGGACGAATACTTCAAGGCCGCGCGCTGGGCGCGTGAGGAAGCGGAAAAAAGGAAGGGCCTTTTCCTCGACATTGGGAAGGGATGAACCGCCGCCCGAAAGGTTAAATATCCAGAACGAGTAGACTGCGGTGGGTGAAGGGATGATAAAGGTCGTGTTCTTTGACCTGGATGACACGCTCGTGGACACGAGCAGACTGGCGGAGATGGCGCGAAAGAACGCGATAGAGAACATGATACGACATGGTCTTCCCGTTGATTTTGATACCGCCTATCACGAGCTCCTTGAGCTGATAAACGAGTACGGGAGCAACTTCGGCAGGCACTTCGACTACCTGCTCAGACGCCTCGACCTGCCCAGCAACCCGAAATGGGTGGCCGCCGGTGTCATAGCGTACCACAACACCAAGTTCGCATACCTGAAGAGCGTCCGCGGTGCCAGGCGGCTCCTGCTTGAGCTGAAGAAGTCGGGCTATAAGCTCGGCATAATCACCGACGGCGACCCGATAAAGCAGTGGGAGAAGATAATCCGTCTCGAACTGGACGACTACTTCGACGGAGTCTTCATATCCGACTACCTGGGCGTCAAGAAGCCCCACCCCAAGATATTCCAGAAGGCCCTCAGGAAGATGGGGGTCGAGCCCGGGGAGGCGCTGATGGTGGGCGACAGGCTGTACTCCGACATCTACGGGGCAAAACAGGTCGGCATGAAGACCGCATGGTTCAAATACGGCAAGTACGCTGGCAGAGAGCTCGAATACCTGGAGTACGCCGACTTTACAGTGGGATCTCTGGAAGATGTTCTGGAGATAGTCAGGGGGCTGAGCCTTGAGGAGGAAGAGCGTCCAGATAAGGAAGTTCATGCTGATTGACTCCGCCTACAAGTCGAGGATACTCAGGGGCGACAAGGTCACCACGATTCGCTACGGGGACTACGAAGCGAAGCCGGGGAGCGAGGTCTACCTTGTAATAACGCCGAGCGACACGGCTATAGCAAAGGTTAGGATAACCCGCGTTGAAAAGAAAAAGGTCAGGGAGCTCACCAACGAGGATGCAAAACTCGACGGCTTCTCCGACGTTAGGGAGCTCCTTCGGGAGCTGAACAGAATCTACGGCGAGCTGTACGGCGACGACGAGGTTACGGTAATAGGCTTCGAGGTTCTCAAAAGATTTGACGACGGGATTCCCCTCAAGTGGCTCAAGGGCCTGAACTACCGCGAGCCGACGGAGATAGCGCGCCTCTATCTCGAAAACCGGGAAAAGCTGAACCTCAACCGCGAGACGGACTTCATAATGCGCAGGATTTACAACGAGGGGCTTGGGAGAGCCGTGAGAACCTTCGGGCCGAAGAAGGTCCAGGGAGCGCTCCTTAAGACCTACCACGCCCTCTACGCGGCGGGGATTATTTGAAGCCTCAAAGTCTACGCCCCGATTCCCCTTTTCACTGCCTGGTGGAGCCTATAGAGGACGAACGGTTCGCCGGGTCCCCTCTCGATGGTCAGTCTGTATACCCTGAGGATGTTCTTAACGACCACCTCCCAGCTGAACTCCTCCTCAACGCTTTTTCTGGCCCTCCGTCCCATGGCCCTCCTCACCTCAGGATTTTCCAGGAGGAATTCCAGGTTCCTCAGCAGTTCGGCATCGTCCTGTGAGACGAGTCCCGTTTCTCCGTGCCTGACGACCTCGCTGATGCCCCCGTGGTTGTTGGCAACAACTGGGACGCCGCATGCCAGGGCCTCAAGGGCCGCTATTCCAAAGGCCTCGTAAATGGTGGGGGAAAAGTACACGTCGGTGGCCTGCAGGTAGTCCCTCACGTTTTCCCTCGGCAGCTTTCCAACCAGTCTGACCCTGTCATCAACGCCGTACCTGCGTATCAGCCTCTCGATGTTCCCCCTTTCCGGGCCATCACCAATGATAACGAAGTTCACATCCTCCCGCGTTTCCAATCTCGCCGCTATCAATGGGATCACGTGTATCCTCTTTCTTTTGGTCAGCCGGGACGTCGTCGTTATTACGAGTCCATTCAGGCCCAGTTCTTCCTTCTTTTCCTCTCTGTTCCCGGCAGGTCTCCAGAAGCCCGTATCTATGCCGTTGGGGATGGTGTGTATCTCCCTGTCCCCGAGGCTCCTTCCCAGGATGGAACGCAGGTCGTTCTCAACGGCCCTGCTCACCGCTATGAAGCCGTCCACCTTCTGAAGGGAGAGTCTCAGGAGGGCGATGTTGATGGGGTTCATGGGGGAATCGCCGAGGAAGGAGTGGTCTGTGATGAGGCTAGGAACGCCCCTTATTCCGCTTGAGAGATTTGAAACACCCACCGCGATCGGGGAGTACACGCTGTGACCGTGGGTAATATCAAAGTTCTCCCTTTTGTAAAGCTCGTTCACCTCCTTCAGCATCCCGGTGCCGATGCTGACGTGGACGTTTTCGAGGGTCAGCCTCCCCCTGAACCTGTGAACAAAGTACGGAAGCTCATGGTCGGGAAAGTCACCCGGTCCGGTTATCACGTGGACTTCGTGACCCATCTCCACCAGACGGGTTGCCAGGTCGTGAATGTGGTACTCCACGCCTCCGACGCTCGGAAAGAACCAGTCAGAGGCTAGTGCGATTTTGAGGCTCTCCATACCTTCATCCCTCCGGAAGTTACAAGCGTCACGAACCCAACAATCGTGCTCGATACGTAGGATATGAAGCGTTCGAGCAGTGCAACTGAAACCGCGAGGGGGCCGTCTATCCCGAAGTACTTCATGGAACCGACGAGGCCTCCTTCGACGATGCCTATCCCCCCGGGAGTGAACGCCAGCAAACCGAAGAGCAGGTTTGCGAGCGAAATTACCGCCAGGAGCTCCAGCGGCGGGTTCCATTTGAAAGCCATCGTTATCAGCTTCAGCCTCGTTATGTCAAGCGCCCACACGAGGGAACTCAGTCCGACGACGGTGAGGTTGAAAGGTACGTTCTTCTTAAGTGCGACAA contains:
- a CDS encoding aromatic amino acid transport family protein, which codes for MPITDGTPRKKVTTSHGRYYAERQALARRKKLRRKAALIQLMRKRKGVAAIRTSTIRVEKAHISKNEALAILVGTQIGAGVLGLPYAASKVGLIPALGVLTGVMLLMLATAFIILKFSAEMGGAQMSTIANRTLGKAGGWLMYLSIFIMSFGAILAYIAGMGSVFASLFGVSDTLGAAIFWVLASFVVYRGLEASGKTELAMSYLMLALFIAVTVMLAPHAELSNGLYTDLSGLLSITGVAIFALGCHTIIPDVYKGLGSYEETKKVIVLAFLIPTVIYAVFMAAFLLVFGKETPEIATQGLELLYGHLGRIVGNLIPLLAITTSYIGLALAQQSNNEEFVKLDRKASWALTVVPPAVLYFAGVRNFADVLAFAGDTGDMLAFIVLPILMWLAAKLRR
- the cobB gene encoding NAD-dependent protein deacetylase, producing MIEEAAKLLARSRFAIAFTGAGISAESGVPTFRGFNGLWKRHRPEELATPEAFRRDPNLVWEFYRWRMGLIRKARPNRAHYALTELEGRGILKAVITQNVDDLHREAGTKNLIELHGNIFRVKCTSCGYGEYLKESGRLGEFLREKGLPKCPDCGSLLRPDVVWFGEPLPRGALDEAFRLAERADVVLVIGTSGVVYPAAYVPQIVKETGGKVIEINPEESGITPIADVFLRCPAGEAMEKLMARVKGLIG
- a CDS encoding DUF3783 domain-containing protein, with the translated sequence MSGKVLLVGFLPDEVERLRKALPVPVFEVPEYCRDWVVSEVVDKAEELSGSGYWHLRKFVIMHGVDNETLKNVMRSVKSLNMGRVIFATTTETSLTWRLEDLLSELMAEDEYFKAARWAREEAEKRKGLFLDIGKG
- a CDS encoding TIGR02253 family HAD-type hydrolase: MIKVVFFDLDDTLVDTSRLAEMARKNAIENMIRHGLPVDFDTAYHELLELINEYGSNFGRHFDYLLRRLDLPSNPKWVAAGVIAYHNTKFAYLKSVRGARRLLLELKKSGYKLGIITDGDPIKQWEKIIRLELDDYFDGVFISDYLGVKKPHPKIFQKALRKMGVEPGEALMVGDRLYSDIYGAKQVGMKTAWFKYGKYAGRELEYLEYADFTVGSLEDVLEIVRGLSLEEEERPDKEVHAD
- a CDS encoding ASCH domain-containing protein, which translates into the protein MRRKSVQIRKFMLIDSAYKSRILRGDKVTTIRYGDYEAKPGSEVYLVITPSDTAIAKVRITRVEKKKVRELTNEDAKLDGFSDVRELLRELNRIYGELYGDDEVTVIGFEVLKRFDDGIPLKWLKGLNYREPTEIARLYLENREKLNLNRETDFIMRRIYNEGLGRAVRTFGPKKVQGALLKTYHALYAAGII
- a CDS encoding glycosyltransferase family 4 protein — encoded protein: MESLKIALASDWFFPSVGGVEYHIHDLATRLVEMGHEVHVITGPGDFPDHELPYFVHRFRGRLTLENVHVSIGTGMLKEVNELYKRENFDITHGHSVYSPIAVGVSNLSSGIRGVPSLITDHSFLGDSPMNPINIALLRLSLQKVDGFIAVSRAVENDLRSILGRSLGDREIHTIPNGIDTGFWRPAGNREEKKEELGLNGLVITTTSRLTKRKRIHVIPLIAARLETREDVNFVIIGDGPERGNIERLIRRYGVDDRVRLVGKLPRENVRDYLQATDVYFSPTIYEAFGIAALEALACGVPVVANNHGGISEVVRHGETGLVSQDDAELLRNLEFLLENPEVRRAMGRRARKSVEEEFSWEVVVKNILRVYRLTIERGPGEPFVLYRLHQAVKRGIGA